ATTGATCCCATTCTGGCCCTGGATATCCAGAACAGCGCCGTATCTTCCATCGACGTTACACGCTGGGGTTTTTATAACTACCTCGCCCGCGGCAAGCAATTCCATTCTTGGGACTATCCGAACACCCAACCGGACGACACGGTCGAAACCTTCCTGACCCTGGCTTATGTGTTTTGTCTCCACGCCGAAGAAAGCGACGGCGGGTACCGCATTCCGGCGCAGAGAATGATGCGGTTGTTGCAGAAATTCAACCCCGCTTGGCAATCGCTTTATAGCCCCCACGCGAATTCGCTGCAAGCGGAGTCCTTCCGCGCCACGCTGATGGTGGCGGCCATGTCGTACGGCTTTGCCGCCGACTTGCGGGAAGAATTTCGAAATCTGAACTTCCCCGTCAGCGACGACTATTACGCAAGCATTATGGACGCCATGGAAGATAGTTGACCGTTGCCCGATACGCGCCGAGGCCGCGCGAAGAACCGATGGATTGGGCGGAGTAAGAAGGAATCTCGGCTCTTTTTCCTTTATCAGCGCAGAGGAATCCCTCCCGGTCCGGGACGCCGGGACAATCTTCCCGATCGGCTGCAAATCGCCCGCATTTTCTGCGACCGCCGCCTGACTTCCGATCGCGGGGATAATTTTCCCCTCGGAAGGGAGGAGTATTCCCCAGAAGCGGGGAAGACAATCCGGTCCGGCTCCGGTATGCTGATGGCTGGAGTCCAACCAAAGGATGAAGGCCGTCGCTGTTTCGGCGCTCCCCACCGTCATGTTGGCGGTCTTGGCCGGATCCGCTCCGAACCCGCATGCCGCGCGCCCGCCTGTCGGCCGGCCGGATTGGACCCCGATCGAGTGCCCGATGGAGGTTCCCGCGCGCTATACGATCGAATGCGGCATGGTGACCGTGCCGGAGGATCACGGCCGACCCGAAGGTCCGGCGATCCACCTCGCCGTCGCCGTCGTCCGCTGTTCCGGGGCTGCCCCGGCTTCCGATCCCCTGCTGATCATCAACGGCGGCCCGGGCGCCTGCGCGAGCTGACCGGCTCCAGCGGGCGGATGGCGGAGCCGGCGGGGGATCCGCCGGGGGATCCACTGGGGGATCCACCGGGGTAGGCAATACCCTCTGCGCCCGGGGAGATCCGATCATGCGGCGGATCCACTCAAGCTATCGGGCCGCCTTGGCAAAAGAGAAGGGTAAAATTTTCCGGAACCCGATTCCCACCAGAAGGGGTTTTTCTTGCCGGCAAGGAAAATGCTGAAACGGTAAAAAACCCTTTCCGTGTGGAATTTCAACGAACGGACAGGGACGGATTCCGTCCCGGAATATCTTGGGTGCAATAAAGGAAAATCCGAGATGCTTTTATTGAGGAGATTCGGTGATCATTGATGAAAACGTCATTTACACCGGGGTTGGAATTGTGCAAGCGGTTTTACTGGGAAGAAGTGCGTCCGATCCTTGATACAACCTTTCCCGAAGTAACGCACACCGCCGCTCTGCTTGGGGGCGGGTCGGAAGTATTGGGATTTGATACGCCGCTTTCAATGGATCATGATTGGAGTCCGCGGGTCATGCTTTTTCTCGGGGAAAGTGATTGCCGCAAAGTTGGAAAGGACATCAATCCGGCAGTACAATCGAAATTACCGAAGCGATTTCATCGAGTGCCGGTGGAACCGGTCGGTAAAACCAAAGAAACGGCTCCAATAGAAATTCTGACCGCGCGGAATTTCATACTGAATTATCTTGGTTTTGATATCCGGAAAGAAATTGAACCTGCGGACTGGTTGACTTTCCCCGAGCAAAAATTGCGTACGATTACTTCCGGCGAAATATTTTGGGATGGCATAAATCTACGGGGGATGTACCGTCGTTTTGAATATTATCCTCGTGATATTTGGCTTTATCTGCTGGCTGCCGAATGGAATCGGATTGGACAAGAGGAACACCTGATGGGCCGGGCCGGCAGTGTGGGAGATGAGATTGGTTCGGCGTTGATTGCGGCGCGGCTGGTGCGGGATATTATGCAACTGTGCTTTTTAATGGAAAAGCAATATGCCCCTTACGCCAAATGGTTCGGCAGCGCATTCGGAAAATTGCCTCATGCGCATGAGCTGACGCCGATCCTGCAAAGGGTTCTGTCTGCAGCAGCGTGGACCGATCGGGAGAAGGCGCTTTTGTCGGCGTATGAAATCACGGCGAAACGTCACAATGCCTTGGGAATAACCGAGCCGGTAAAGGCAACGCCGCAACAATTCTATGGGCGGCCGTTTTATATCATCGGCGGTGAAAAAATAAAGCAAGCGATCATCCAAAAAATCGCCGATCCAGCCATGGAAAATATCATCGCGAAGGGGATAATCGGCGGTATCGATCAGATCAGCGACAATACGGATATTTTGTGCGATGTCCAATGGCGGGCGGTATTGCGACATTTGTTTGAAAAAATAAAATTGCGCCCGGCCCGGCGCTGAGGCCCGCCTCCGGGGCGCTTGGCGGGCGTCCATTTTTACGCGGGCGGTTCTTTCAACAGGGTATTGGGCGAAATTCTCTTTTTGCAGTATAAATACCCAGGATGAATGATTCCAAAGGGGTGACTCGATGGATGCTGAAAAAAAACCTCCGGCGCAACGGTATCATTTGGAAAACGGCCCAGACCTATTGCGGGTGACGATTAGCCCTTTTGCCAACCACCCCATCTTTAAGGCATTCGTTTATCTACTTCTGCTGCTTTTTATTTTGATTTTCTTTTCCATGATTCTTCCGATGGCGTTTTTGCTGTTCATTCCCATAGGGGGAATTTTCAATAATGTGTTCCTGGCCGTTGCCCTCATGCTCTCGCTGCCGGCGGCCGTATTCGCATGCATGGTTTTTGTCTTTGCCAAGCATAGAATCATTGTGGAGGTCAGCCGGCGGGAAATAACCGTAATCAATCAGTATGGATTGTTGAGTAAGGAATCGCACTATGAGGCCGGAGGAATCAAGAACATTCGAGCATCCAATAATCGTTCGCGGGGAGTCATATCCTTTGATTATGGAACGGCCACAAGGGATATTTGTCCAAGCCTGACGGAAGAAGACGGGAAATCGATCCTCTTTGCCATCGCCGAAAAATTCCCGCCGTACAAACCGGAAATGGAGGCGGGCGGATCGGCGGCGGTCGAGAGGAAATATTCGCCGCTGCAGACTCTGGGGATATCCCTTTTTCTTGTTTGCGCTCTCGGGGGCATGGGAACTCTGGTGGTGATCGATCCGGAAATTCAAAAAACCTCCGTTCCCATTCTGGCATTCGTGTGGACGATTGCGGCGGCGATGGGGGTTTCGGTGTTCGCCAACTTCCGGCGACGGAGATGGTTCACCACCCTCATAATCCAACTCGGCCTGACTTCCTTCTTGCTTGCCTACTCCCTTCACGTTCTTCTGACGAACGGATCCGGATGGATCTGGGCCGTTCCGATCATCGGCGCTTTTCTTGCGGCTTGGGTTTTCCCGGCGGTAAATCCTAACGCAGCGAAGAGATACAAGGACGCACAAGAGCGGTTGGGGAAAAAGCTGAGTTCGGTGGGGATGTGGCTGTTCTCCGGCCTCGTTTTTTTGGGGTTTTTTATCCCCCGCGAGGCATCCGCGTATCAAGCCATTCGAATTGTTCTTGGCGTATTGATGGCGATTACGGCGATCGGCGGCGGTCAGAAATTTGCGTATCAAATTTGGAATCAGAGAATAAGCGAGAAACAAGGAAGCCGGATTGCCCAACCCGGAAGACCCGAATAGAATGGAAACCCATCTGCAATAATATCCGACCGTCATGTTTCCGCATATCCGCGGAATCGGCGGATCCGCCCTTTCGTTTCGCGGCCGGATCGGCATCCGGAGATAAAACCGAAGGCGATCCAATTCGGCGGGGGATCCTCGTTGGCGCGGTTTTCGGGGGCGGCGAAATCCGCTTGTTCCGGCAGAGAATGACCGGCCGGGCAGCCCACTCCCGCGCCGGGGGAAATAACCGGCGATGTCCGCGCGGACTCCTTGCGGGCGGCCGCGCCGGAACGGCGTTGTCGGATTGGATTACAATATCCGCCGCGGGCCGCCGCCGTGATTCTCCGGACGGCTCCGCAAAGAAAGCTCCGCATGGCAAACCTCCCTTCCTCTCCCGCCACCGTCCTCCGCGCGGGAATAGAAAACCTCGAACCGGATTGCTGGGTTCTTTCCGTGTTCGACGCAGTCGGCTGCTTCAGTTCCGGGCGCTCCGAGGAGGAAGCCCGGGCCCAGGCCGGAAACCGAGTGCGCCAATACTTCAAGTGGCTGGGGAAGAAGGACGGCAATCCGGCTCCCTTCGAGGAAGCGGTCGAGGTTGTGATCGCGGAGCGGTTCGAAGCCTACCCCTGGCCGAAGGACCCGGCGGTTTTGGTGCACGCCTTTTTCGAGGACGACGCGCGCCCCCTGCGACCCTGGGATCTGGACATCGGAAGGCGCCTCTTGGAATGGGGCCGCGAGGATTTTATCCGCCTCTCGGGCTTCCTGATGCCGGATTCGCTCAACCACCGGGAGAACGCCCCCAATTGGAGTCTTTTGGACCGGTTGATGGGGCATATCTGGGAATTTGAAAGCACGGTCCTCAAGCGGATGGGCACGATGCTGGATCCGGCCGAGATGCCCGGCGACGCGATGGGCCGCCTCGAGGTGGTGCGCGCCAAGTTCCTCGAAAAGCTCCCGGAATGGGCCGAAGCCGACCTGACCACCGAGGAATTCGGGGAGAAATGGTCCGCGCGCAAAGCCCTGCGCCGGGTCCTGTGGCACGAACGGCATCATTTGTGGGAACTCGAATCGCTCGTCAAGGGGCCGGTCTGAGGCGGAAGACCGACGTGCCCGCGCTGGCGCAAATCCGCCCAAGAGCTTGCTCCCGCCATATGAGGGTATTCCTCAACTGACGAAGGCGGCGGCAAACCCGGCGATGATTAATTAATCGTCATCCCCGCTAGATTTAAGCGGGCATCCGGGAAGTTCCGAAGAATCCCTCGTGTGATTTCACGTTAGGCGCCGCAAACTAAACCCGATGATCAAGCGGTCATCATTCCCGTGTAAGTAGGACGGACACCCAAAAAATCGGTGCGGCTTTCCTTCCCCGTCAGGGCGCATACACCGTGAAATTGTCGAAGTCGACGACGGCGTCCGAATATTCCGCCACCGTGACGACGACCCCCGCGAAGCCCTCCATACGTTTCACGTCCGCAATCGCCCCGACCGGAGTGTTGTTTACGTAAAGGGTGAGGGCGGATCCCAGGGCTTTCACGGAAATGGTATTCACGCCGTCCGGGTGGATGACGGGGGTCCTCATCTCGGAGATGGGCAGCTGCCATTCTCCGGAGAGGGCGACATACAGGCTGAAGGTCCGCGCCGATGGGGTGATGAGTAAGTAATATGCATCCACGTCGGAGGCCCGGACCAGCACGCCGAACTTGGCTGTGGCTGGACCGTCGATTTGCAGGGCATCGACCGACACCAGACAATCCCCCAGCGGATCCAAGGGGGCGAAGGTGCCCACCAGCAGGCCGTCGCCCGATTTGGATTCGACGGCCATCCGGAATTTTCCGTTTTTAATCTCCCGCTGACTTGCCCCATAATCCGCCTCCCACGGCTCAAGAAGCCATCCGTTCGCGTTGTTGGAGAA
The Anaerolineales bacterium genome window above contains:
- a CDS encoding DUF4037 domain-containing protein gives rise to the protein MKTSFTPGLELCKRFYWEEVRPILDTTFPEVTHTAALLGGGSEVLGFDTPLSMDHDWSPRVMLFLGESDCRKVGKDINPAVQSKLPKRFHRVPVEPVGKTKETAPIEILTARNFILNYLGFDIRKEIEPADWLTFPEQKLRTITSGEIFWDGINLRGMYRRFEYYPRDIWLYLLAAEWNRIGQEEHLMGRAGSVGDEIGSALIAARLVRDIMQLCFLMEKQYAPYAKWFGSAFGKLPHAHELTPILQRVLSAAAWTDREKALLSAYEITAKRHNALGITEPVKATPQQFYGRPFYIIGGEKIKQAIIQKIADPAMENIIAKGIIGGIDQISDNTDILCDVQWRAVLRHLFEKIKLRPARR
- a CDS encoding DinB family protein codes for the protein MANLPSSPATVLRAGIENLEPDCWVLSVFDAVGCFSSGRSEEEARAQAGNRVRQYFKWLGKKDGNPAPFEEAVEVVIAERFEAYPWPKDPAVLVHAFFEDDARPLRPWDLDIGRRLLEWGREDFIRLSGFLMPDSLNHRENAPNWSLLDRLMGHIWEFESTVLKRMGTMLDPAEMPGDAMGRLEVVRAKFLEKLPEWAEADLTTEEFGEKWSARKALRRVLWHERHHLWELESLVKGPV